From a region of the Gossypium raimondii isolate GPD5lz chromosome 10, ASM2569854v1, whole genome shotgun sequence genome:
- the LOC128031953 gene encoding probable disease resistance protein At1g52660 — MEFVIGIVSSIFTKAAEYTISPIINHVKYLSSHQQNVETLKDQAEKLKDARDRVQHSVGAAQRNGEEIERDVNNWMSAVDRKIPEQVEKVMQDEEKAKKKCFIGLCPNFWTRYKHSLKAAAEAKAVAELLEQGKFDGVSYPVPLQSITVPPGKGYEEFHSRTLVLNEIIGALKDDSVSVIGVHGMGGIGKTTLVKEIARKVKDKLFDSVVIATVTQTIDIEKIQKRIAELLDLKFEEQSTDVKALRLRERLKKEKRVLVVLDDIWRKVDIEEVGIPLGDEHKGCKLLLTSRELNVLSNGMDAQKHFSIRLLNEKEAWDLFKKKAGGCVESCDLKPTAMEVAKKCAGLPIAIATVAGTLRNKRLFEWKNALRELERPSSSNFTGITAAYSAIEWSFNYLESEEVKLTFLLCCVIGHNGLVEKLMRYTVGLGLFGGVNTMEEARNEVLTVVANLKASSLLLDSYDDEHFDIHDVVWDAALAIASRDYHMLVLRDHIPKEWSDKAKMNSLRVISLPCPQIVAELPKEMEYSGLSFFHMAHDDSVAIPPDFFRRIERGWRVEDITIIGELKNLEILDLALSRIKELPKKIAQLTRLWLLDLSWCGALKIIPPNVLSSLSKLEELYMEGSFAEWENEGVVGNERRNARLDELNNLSRLTTLHVNIPDVQMIPKHGFIETLDRYKVLVGDYNEFE, encoded by the exons ATGGAGTTCGTTATTGGCATCGTTAGCTCTATTTTCACTAAAGCTGCAGAGTATACGATTTCTCCTATCATAAACCATGTCAAATACCTTTCCAGTCATCAGCAAAATGTTGAGACCCTCAAGGACCAAGCTGAGAAGCTGAAAGATGCAAGGGACAGAGTGCAGCATTCTGTTGGTGCAGCTCAACGAAACGGCGAAGAGATCGAACGTGATGTTAACAACTGGATGTCGGCAGTGGACAGGAAGATCCCTGAACAAGTAGAGAAAGTGATGCAAGATgaagaaaaagcaaagaaaaagtgTTTCATTGGTTTGTGTCCTAATTTTTGGACTCGTTACAAGCATAGCCTGAAAGCTGCAGCGGAGGCGAAGGCTGTTGCCGAGCTACTTGAACAGGGCAAGTTTGACGGTGTTTCTTATCCTGTACCTTTACAGAGTATCACTGTCCCACCAGGTAAAGGTTACGAGGAATTCCACTCAAGAACGTTggttttgaatgaaataatagGGGCACTGAAAGATGATAGCGTCAGCGTTATTGGGGTGCACGGTATGGGCGGCATTGGAAAAACAACGCTAGTAAAAGAAATCGCTAGAAAGGTCAAGGACAAGTTGTTTGATTCGGTTGTCATAGCAACAGTAACTCAAACCATTGATATTGAGAAAATTCAGAAGAGAATTGCGGAGTTATTGGACTTGAAATTTGAGGAGCAGAGTACTGATGTAAAGGCACTTCGACTACGAGAAAGATTGAAGAAAGAGAAGAGGGTTCTGGTTGTCTTGGATGACATTTGGAGGAAGGTTGATATTGAGGAAGTGGGGATTCCTTTGGGAGATGAACACAAGGGCTGCAAATTACTATTAACTTCTAGAGAGCTCAATGTTTTATCAAATGGGATGGATGctcaaaaacatttttccatTAGGCTTCTAAATGAAAAGGAGGCCTGGGACCTGTTCAAGAAGAAGGCTGGCGGTTGTGTTGAAAGTTGCGATTTGAAGCCTACAGCTATGGAAGTAGCCAAAAAATGTGCAGGATTACCGATAGCCATTGCGACAGTTGCAGGGACTTTGAGAAACAAGAGATTGTTTGAGTGGAAGAATGCTTTACGAGAACTAGAGAGGCCTTCATCAAGCAACTTCACGGGGATAACTGCAGCATATTCAGCTATTGAGTggagttttaattatttagaaagTGAGGAAGTTAAGCTGACTTTCTTGCTTTGCTGTGTAATAGGCCATAATGGTCTGGTTGAGAAGTTGATGAGATATACTGTGGGTTTGGGTTTATTTGGTGGTGTCAACACTATGGAAGAAGCTAGAAATGAAGTATTGACGGTTGTGGCTAATCTCAAAGCTTCTTCCCTGTTGCTTGATAGTTATGATGATGAGCACTTTGATATCCATGATGTTGTTTGGGATGCTGCTTTAGCTATTGCATCGAGGGACTACCATATGCTTGTTTTGAGAGATCATATTCCAAAGGAGTGGTCCGATAAGGCGAAAATGAACAGCTTGAGAGTGATAAGCTTACCTTGTCCTCAAATTGTAGCCGAGCTTCCTAAGGAGATGGAGTATTCAGGTCTTTCCTTTTTCCATATGGCCCATGATGATTCAGTGGCAATTCCTCCCGATTTTTTCAGACGAATTGAAA GAGGATGGCGAGTTGAAGACATAACAATCATTGGAGAgcttaaaaatttagaaatccTTGACCTTGCCTTGTCAAGGATCAAAGAATTACCCAAGAAGATAGCACAATTGACTCGGTTATGGTTGTTAGATTTGAGTTGGTGTGGAGCACTCAAAATCATCCCGCCAAATGTCTTATCAAGTTTGTCTAAATTAGAAGAATTATATATGGAGGGAAGCTTTGCTGAATGGGAAAATGAAGGAGTAGTCGGCAACGAAAGGAGAAATGCACGCCTTGatgaattaaacaatttgtCTCGTCTAACTACTTTACATGTTAATATTCCTGATGTTCAAATGATTCCAAAGCATGGATTCATTGAGACATTGGATAGATATAAGGTTCTCGTAGGTGATTATAATGAATTTGAGTAG
- the LOC105775774 gene encoding protein trichome birefringence-like 39, translating into MGFSRTRRSDSLIALSFLTISFLCLENANGCCNVYKGKWVYDSSYPLYDTSACPFIHKEFNCLKYGRPDHLYLKYRWQPSKCNLPRFDGTHLLRRLKGKKIMFIGDSISINQWQSLLCMLHAAVPTTSGIITQDLHNHTVSTVTFKHYKVSVMLFRSLYLVDVDKETIGRVLKLNSVRNGNLWKEIDVLIFNTWHWWHRRGLKQQWDYVQFDGKIRKDIDRTVAFRTALRTWAKWVDSDVDTNRTKVIFQGISPSHYNGIDWNEPGVRNCSRQTTPFKGSIYPTGLPLAEYVVKEVIRNIKKPVHLLDITMLSQLRKDAHPSTYNDFNGMDCTHWCVAGLPDTWNLLLYAVLIK; encoded by the exons aTGGGGTTTTCAAGGACAAGAAGATCAGACTCTCTTATTGCTCTTAGCTTTCTCACCATTTCCTTTCTATGTTTAGAAAATGCCAATGGTTGTTGCAATGTATACAAAGGTAAGTGGGTGTATGACAGCTCCTACCCTCTCTACGATACATCAGCCTGTCCTTTCATCCACAAGGAGTTTAATTGCCTCAAGTATGGCCGCCCTGATCATCTTTACCTTAAATATAGATGGCAACCAAGCAAGTGTAATTTGCCAAG GTTTGATGGGACGCATTTGTTGAGGAGATTAAAGGGCAAGAAGATAATGTTTATTGGGGACTCCATAAGTATAAACCAATGGCAATCTCTGTTATGCATGCTTCACGCTGCAGTGCCTACTACATCTGGTATAATCACACAAGACTTGCATAATCACACTGTTTCCACTGTTACTTTCAAG CATTATAAGGTATCCGTGATGCTATTTCGTTCGTTGTACTTAGTAGACGTTGATAAGGAAACAATTGGCAGAGTTCTGAAATTGAATTCTGTAAGGAATGGAAATCTATGGAAAGAAATTGATGTTTTGATATTCAACACTTGGCATTGGTGGCACCGTAGAGGACTGAAGCAACA ATGGGATTATGTGCAATTTGATGGGAAGATTCGTAAGGACATTGATCGCACGGTCGCTTTTCGTACTGCTTTGAGAACATGGGCTAAATGGGTTGATTCAGATGTGGATACCAATAGGACTAAAGTTATATTTCAAGGAATTTCCCCTTCTCACTACAA TGGCATAGATTGGAATGAGCCAGGAGTAAGGAATTGCTCAAGGCAGACGACACCATTCAAGGGATCGATTTATCCAACTGGTTTGCCTCTGGCAGAGTACGTAGTTAAAGAGGTCATAAGGAACATCAAGAAACCTGTTCATTTGCTTGATATTACAATGCTCTCTCAATTAAGAAAAGATGCACATCCTAGCACTTACAATGACTTCAACGGAATGGATTGCACCCACTGGTGCGTTGCCGGCCTCCCCGATACATGGAATCTACTTCTGTATGCAGTTCTCATCAAATAG
- the LOC128031976 gene encoding uncharacterized protein LOC128031976, whose product MLLKRSEDLHLDLKGHEGIKSVLAELNNGEEFSNLKRVDVIIRMEEYSTSFEPVPLFNKQTSLWISNLRRLIINGCGNLEHLLSPSVARRLEQLQCFEIKDCMRLREIIFTKEIVEEEEREDVICFPQLNSLHIKGIPDLIFFCSGNFNIEFPLLKELNIEDCPNLKEFISRSSSESGMHTLFNEKVAVPSLETMTISELSNVKMIFHTDLPPNSFQHLRELSVSGCEILKNLFPASIAKHLLQLEDLSISDCGVEEIVSEGKGLEDQPVRFEFPKVSSLEVTSLKELKCFYKGQHTIVWPMLKKLTTDGSALLMIMGLEDVRIQERKRNGEAALVVEEVIPNLEQLELPHLSDEGQFPLNFFHHVKVLKVNGGFGDGFPIFPFLRKICNPESLDLECFSFRDGLPCTGDVGTPSRIKKLNLSNLRNLQRMWRKDSELGHILSNLQTLRVMFCHDLINIGASSLSFKNLTTLKVSNCEMMTNLATPLIVESLVQLTTMEVSNCTKMTEIVAHEGDYRQTIVVGKLKCLKLSKLQSLTSFCGGSYTFNFPYLEEVVVEVCPKLKIFSEGVLNTPQLQSVKPDSFDMKGCWAGDLNTTLQLLNIKKVRS is encoded by the exons ATGTTGCTGAAAAGGAGTGAAGATTTGCATCTTGACCTAAAGGGACATGAAGGCATCAAGAGTGTACTTGCGGAGTTAAATAATGGAGaagaattttcaaatttaaagagAGTTGATGTCATAATCAGAATGGAGGAGTATTCCACAAGTTTTGAGCCGGTACCACTTTTCAATAAACAG ACAAGTCTTTGGATTTCGAATTTGAGGAGGTTGATCATCAATGGATGCGGTAACTTGGAGCATCTGTTATCACCCTCTGTAGCCAGGAGGCTGGAGCAGCTCCAATGCTTTGAGATAAAGGATTGCATGCGCTTAAGGGagataatatttacaaaagaaatagtagaagaagaagaaagggaagATGTGATTTGTTTCCCTCAATTAAATTCCCTGCATATAAAGGGTATTCCAGACCTCATTTTCTTCTGCTCTGGAAATTTTAATATCGAATTCCCTTTGTTGAAAGAGTTAAACATTGAGGATTGCCCGAATTTAAAAGAATTCATCAGTAGAAGTAGTTCTGAGTCCGGCATGCATACTCTCTTCAATGAGAAG gTTGCTGTTCCTAGCTTGGAAACGATGACAATCTCCGAGTTGAGTAATGTGAAGATGATATTTCATACTGACCTACCACCAAATTCTTTTCAACATCTACGAGAATTAAGTGTTTCAGGGTGtgagattttgaaaaatctatTTCCAGCGTCTATAGCTAAACATCTTTTACAACTTGAAGATTTAAGCATAAGTGATTGTGGGGTGGAGGAGATTGTATCGGAAGGGAAAGGATTAGAGGATCAACCTGTGAGGTTTGAGTTTCCCAAAGTGTCTTCACTTGAGGTTACATCCCTAAAAGAGCTCAAATGTTTCTATAAAGGGCAACATACAATTGTGTGGCCAATGTTGAAAAAATTGACCACAGATGGTTCTGCTTTGCTAATGATAATGGGTTTAGAAGATGTTAGAAtccaagaaagaaagagaaatggGGAGGCAGCTTTGGTGGTCGAAGAG GTCATTCCCAATTTAGAACAACTTGAGTTACCACATCTTAGTGATGAAGGCCAGTTTCCACTGAACTTTTTTCACCACGTTAAAGTTCTTAAAGTGAATGGTGGCTTCGGGGATGGATTTCCTATATTTCCTTTCCTGAGAAAAATCTGCAATCCAGAAAGTCTTGATCTTGAGTGTTTTAGTTTCAGAGATGGACTCCCTTGTACGGGAGACGTTGGGACTCCGTCacgaataaaaaaattgaatttgtctAATCTCAGAAATCTGCAGCGTATGTGGAGGAAAGATTCAGAGCTTGGCCATATTCTTTCTAATCTCCAAACACTCAGAGTTATGTTTTGTCATGATTTGATCAATATTGGAGCCTCCtcattatcttttaaaaatctcACAACTTTAAAGGTGTCAAATTGCGAAATGATGACAAACTTAGCTACACCCTTAATAGTTGAGAGTCTTGTGCAATTAACAACAATGGAGGTAAGCAACTGCACTAAAATGACAGAAATAGTGGCACACGAGGGAGACTACCGTCAAACAATAGTTGTTGGTAAATTGAAATGCTTGAAACTAAGCAAACTACAAAGCCTTACAAGCTTTTGTGGAGGGAGTTACACCTTCAACTTTCCTTATTTGGAAGAAGTAGTTGTGGAAGTATGTCCTAAATTGAAGATCTTTTCTGAGGGAGTTTTAAACACCCCACAATTGCAAAGTGTAAAACCGGATAGTTTCGATATGAAAGGGTGTTGGGCAGGTGACTTGAATACCACCTTACAACTGCTGAACATAAAAAAGGTACGGAGTTAA
- the LOC105777159 gene encoding calmodulin binding protein PICBP — MVQRKVTNKLEIGVQADHHIDGKNKGTGLKKKMKKCRSIKLSDMKEGLRSSSPLVSRKTISPPVKPSPPPHNNSRSIIKGASSGSPNYMKSTSSSEAKKETSASSQVSSRRKSSASGLTRTSSLKLTKTPSFKPVRASAKKCSKVALRSDMNVQKATCSSTLKDSKFPAYLMLNPGGTEYEGTSIVKVCSYTYCSLNGHHHAPLPPLKCFLKARRRSMKVQRSMKVEALSPRKACGDGTEELNSSMDFFVEIYGKSKGEDSSECGNETAPEPETESRGSLNAEIDFGENVEHGSEVVSQVDTSENEEFRGISAKEESSPWSFNDGDKQEGDWSADMDDTMFEVIDLEWDEWPFSASQSGDEACSAIESDTSMEYSSETVRNDMTEEGVTDDNECTNDIDTCSQVSETLCYDLVLATTIDEEHGERTSGKEEMLENGVPATINEVFEVDSTFEVPSSEIRDKTGNVDVAGLLVEVNDAIDQTLEEHEDAADGDTRHKPRSKAIANEELPEKHTTKWTIGHGRHDENNDELKTFNPREPNFLSVVPETDKEKVDLRHQMMEERRNAEEWMLDHALQQAVTKLGPAKKKKVALLVEAFETVLPLPITKCETHLRHHTSTGFAHSHGRTIQACN; from the coding sequence ATGGTTCAAAGAAAGGTGACCAACAAGCTTGAAATTGGTGTCCAAGCTGATCATCATATTGATGGCAAGAACAAAGGGACTggtttgaagaaaaaaatgaaaaagtgcaGATCAATCAAGTTATCAGATATGAAGGAGGGCCTAAGATCATCATCACCTTTGGTTTCAAGGAAAACTATTTCTCCGCCTGTTAAACCATCACCACCACCTCACAACAACAGCAGGTCTATCATCAAAGGAGCTAGCAGTGGATCACCAAACTACATGAAGTCCACCAGCAGTTCAGAGGCTAAAAAAGAGACCTCCGCCAGCAGTCAGGTGAGTTCTCGTAGGAAAAGTTCGGCTTCCGGTTTAACAAGAACGTCTAGTTTGAAGTTAACAAAAACTCCTAGTTTCAAACCTGTTAGAGCTTCCGCCAAAAAGTGTTCCAAGGTTGCTTTGCGTTCAGATATGAATGTACAGAAAGCTACATGTTCTTCAACTTTAAAGGATTCGAAGTTTCCAGCTTATCTTATGCTTAATCCTGGTGGAACCGAGTATGAAGGAACTTCGATTGTGAAGGTTTGTTCATATACTTATTGTTCACTCAATGGTCATCATCATGCTCCTTTGCCTCCATTGAAATGTTTCTTGAAAGCAAGAAGACGTTCAATGAAAGTACAAAGAAGCATGAAGGTGGAAGCTTTGAGCCCAAGAAAGGCTTGTGGTGATGGAACAGAGGAATTGAACTCCTCCATGGacttttttgttgaaatataTGGCAAAAGCAAAGGTGAGGATAGTTCTGAATGTGGCAATGAAACAGCTCCAGAGCCTGAAACTGAGTCACGAGGTTCACTAAACGCTGAGATTGATTTTGGTGAAAACGTTGAACATGGCAGTGAAGTTGTTTCTCAAGTAGATACCAGCGAGAACGAAGAGTTTCGAGGGATTTCGGCTAAAGAAGAATCCTCACCATGGAGTTTTAATGATGGGGACAAGCAGGAAGGTGATTGGAGCGCTGATATGGACGATACCATGTTTGAAGTTATTGATTTGGAGTGGGATGAATGGCCATTTTCTGCTTCACAGTCCGGCGATGAAGCCTGTTCTGCAATAGAATCTGATACGAGCATGGAGTATTCATCGGAAACCGTTAGGAATGACATGACAGAGGAGGGTGTGACCGACGATAATGAATGTACAAACGACATTGATACATGTAGCCAGGTATCTGAAACCTTATGTTATGACCTAGTTTTGGCTACTACCATCGATGAAGAACATGGGGAACGAACATCAGGCAAGGAGGAAATGTTGGAGAATGGAGTTCCTGCAACAATTAATGAGGTCTTTGAAGTAGATTCTACATTTGAAGTTCCAAGTAGCGAAATTCGAGACAAAACCGGGAACGTAGATGTTGCCGGATTGTTGGTTGAAGTTAATGATGCTATTGATCAGACCCTAGAGGAACATGAAGATGCTGCAGATGGGGACACTAGGCACAAGCCAAGAAGCAAAGCTATTGCAAATGAAGAACTACCCGAAAAGCACACCACGAAATGGACGATTGGACATGGAAGACACGACGAGAACAACGACGAATTGAAGACATTCAACCCGAGAGAACCGAATTTCCTATCTGTTGTTCCAGAGACAGATAAAGAAAAAGTTGATCTAAGGCATCAAATGATGGAAGAAAGGAGAAATGCAGAGGAATGGATGTTAGATCATGCACTTCAACAGGCAGTAACCAAGCTTGGACCagctaaaaaaaagaaagtggcATTACTTGTTGAAGCTTTTGAAACAGTCTTACCATTGCCTATAACTAAATGTGAAACTCATTTAAGGCATCATACTTCAACAGGATTTGCTCATAGCCATGGTAGAACCATTCAAGCTTGTAACTGA
- the LOC105775777 gene encoding uncharacterized protein LOC105775777: MFPESIEIWKKNPRAILELKNLSQMMFYRCSSLKYIFTLSMLLSLKQLERINVQECDTMEQVIREDEEEATTHEFTFTRLFYVKLEACFNLTNFYLGSRALEFPKLSDIRIVWCPKMTAFSSSISRESEKVIGEQGVGDNTTTLFCHKVVIPNLKHLTLSSINIHEIWHHPSSLSLKHLRVEGCHNLKYLFPSFLLKDLVLLRRLKIKDCNAMEQVIFTDGLGAEDQRRNHTIFSKLKLLSLGDLPKLTNFCFQNYSEFPCLKKLTLKKCPLLKTFISKSVCGDEPQIHQPTQTNDSAVLNEKVVFPRLEKLRIQNCDSLEEIIELQGLIANESQSTSATRSTMAETVTTKFVFPHVTHLGLGKLPRLKSFFSRMHTSQWPSLKQMDVIECPKAQIFGEVQISNQQPLFCVNEDTFPVLQDLTLTTSDMMKGICDGQLSLQCFPNLKLLNLQFFPETSTTLPYSFIRSLPKLQKLVINNASISELVRSEGLGHKERHTSAFSQLKELSLSELPELTLKTLFEGLINEERHTSACYQLEALRLSQLPELTLKTIEPFLLSFKNLLSMEVSRCHGFINLMACWTAKSLTLLESLSIDDCEMIQEIIACEGEEIQGNIVFPKLKYLELSCLPSLASFSLAHHLLEFPVLQMVKVKKCPKMKNFCQGELSTPRLEQAHLTGDEDGELQWEGDLNTSIKHMFDEMSVQNSQAVEVTDQLLQMK, from the exons ATGTTTCCCGAGTCGATAGAAATATGGAAGAAAAACCCTCGAGCAATTTTGGAGTTGAAGAACCTTAGCCAAATGATGTTTTATCGATGTAGCAGCTTGAAATACATTTTTACCTTGTCTATGCTTTTGAGCCTCAAGCAATTGGAAAGGATAAACGTACAAGAATGCGATACAATGGAACAAGTGATTAGGGAAGACGAGGAGGAAGCAACAACACATGAGTTCACATTTACTCGACTCTTCTATGTAAAATTGGAGGCGTGTTTCAActtgacaaatttttatttgggaAGTCGAGCTCTTGAATTTCCAAAGTTAAGTGATATTAGGATAGTTTGGTGTCCAAAAATGACagcattttcttcttcaatttcaagAGAGAGTGAAAAGGTGATTGGCGAGCAAGGCGTGGGAGATAATACTACAACTTTATTCTGCCACAAG GTTGTCATTCCCAATTTGAAGCATCTGACTTTGTCCTCCATTAACATTCATGAGATATGGCACCACCCATCTTCCTTATCTCTCAAACACTTACGGGTGGAAGGGTGTCACAATTTGAAATACCTGTTTCCGTCGTTCTTACTAAAAGATCTTGTGCTGCTCCGACGTCTTAAAATTAAAGACTGTAATGCGATGGAACAAGTAATCTTCACGGATGGATTGGGTGCAGAAGATCAAAGGAGGAATCATACGATTTTCTCTAAACTAAAGTTGCTGTCACTGGGAGACCTTCCCAAACTCACAAATTTCTGCTTTCAAAATTACTCTGAATTCCCATGCTTAAAAAAGCTAACGCTAAAAAAATGTCCTCTGCTGAAAACTTTCATCTCTAAATCTGTATGTGGAGATGAACCTCAAATTCACCAACCTACACAAACAAATGACTCTGCTGTCCTCAATGAAAAG GTTGTTTTCCCTCGTCTGGAGAAGTTGCGGATTCAGAATTGTGATTCGTTAGAAGAAATAATTGAGCTGCAAGGACTCATTGCCAATGAGTCACAGTCAACATCAGCTACTCGGTCTACTATGGCAGAAACAGTGACGACCAAGTTTGTATTTCCCCATGTAACGCACCTTGGATTGGGTAAGTTGCCGAGATTGAAAAGTTTCTTCTCTAGGATGCATACCAGCCAATGGCCATCCTTGAAACAAATGGACGTTATTGAATGCCCCAAAGCACAGATATTTGGTGAGGTTCAAATCTCAAACCAACAACCCTTGTTTTGCGTCAATGAG GACACTTTCCCTGTTTTACAAGATTTAACACTGACGACGAGTGATATGATGAAGGGGATATGTGATGGACAACTCTCATTGCAGTGTTTCCCAAACCTCAAACTTCTTAACCTCCAATTCTTTCCTGAGACATCCACTACTCTTCCATATTCCTTCATTCGCTCACTACCAAAGCTTCAGAAGCTTGTTATAAACAATGCTTCCATTTCTGAATTAGTCCGGTCTGAAGGACTCGGCCACAAGGAAAGACATACATCAGCGTTCTCTCAGTTAAAGGAATTAAGCTTGTCTGAACTTCCAGAGTTGACATTAAAGACTTTGTTTGAAGGACTCATCAATGAGGAAAGGCACACATCGGCATGCTATCAGTTAGAGGCGTTAAGGTTGTCTCAACTTCCAGAGCTAACGTTAAAGACTATAGAGCCATTTTTGTTGTCTTTCAAAAATCTATTAAGTATGGAAGTTTCAAGATGCCATGGATTCATCAATCTAATGGCATGCTGGACAGCAAAGAGCCTGACGCTACTAGAAAGCCTGAGCATAGATGATTGTGAGATGATACAAGAAATCATAGCATGTGAGGGTGAAGAAATACAAGGCAACATTGTTTTCCCCAAACTGAAGTATTTGGAACTAAGTTGTCTGCCAAGTCTAGCAAGCTTTTCCTTGGCGCATCACTTGTTGGAGTTCCCAGTCTTGCAAATGGTGAAGGTGAAAAAGTGCCCCAAAATGAAGAATTTCTGTCAAGGAGAGTTAAGCACACCAAGGCTGGAACAAGCGCACTTAACAGGAGATGAGGACGGTGAACTGCAGTGGGAAGGCGATCTTAACACTAGCATAAAACATATGTTCGATGAAATG AGTGTTCAAAATTCTCAAGCGGTCGAGGTTACTGATCAGTTGCTCCAAATGAAATAA